A single window of uncultured Tolumonas sp. DNA harbors:
- a CDS encoding CidA/LrgA family protein gives MSDFRNSSFQILRIARDFLVILACLQAGKAVAALLPFRFPDSILGLLFLFVLLNLQLVKLHWIEKGASLLLKHMALLFIPVAVGLLGYIDIFMNAIGVIALNIFAGLCLILLIVGRLFQRMNQ, from the coding sequence ATGTCTGATTTCCGCAATTCATCCTTCCAGATACTGCGTATTGCACGTGATTTTCTGGTCATTCTAGCCTGCCTGCAGGCCGGTAAAGCGGTAGCTGCTTTATTACCCTTTCGTTTTCCCGACAGTATCCTCGGGCTGCTATTCCTGTTTGTATTGCTCAATCTGCAATTAGTGAAATTACACTGGATTGAAAAAGGTGCCAGCCTGCTATTGAAACACATGGCGCTGTTATTCATTCCAGTCGCCGTTGGGTTACTGGGTTACATCGATATATTCATGAATGCAATTGGTGTCATTGCCCTGAATATTTTTGCTGGGTTATGTTTGATCTTGCTGATTGTGGGCAGACTGTTCCAGAGGATGAATCAATGA
- the hemH gene encoding ferrochelatase, whose amino-acid sequence MTNKQGVILVNLGTPAEATPAGVKAFLQEFLMDKRVVGIPHLIWWPLLHGLVLPLRCKRVAHAYQQIWMTGGSPLLVYSQMQQAALQALLQDELPIELAMTYGQPSLQDAWSRLKIQGVTQVLLLPLYPQYSSTTTACVSDAWQKIMAKEHHVPSYQVIGEHYQQTEYIQALADSILRSGFTSQSEDLLLFSFHGIPEAYALRGDPYPEQCKATAATVAQVLGLSPAQWQLSFQSRFGKQKWLEPYTDATLRQLPGQGKKQLYVVCPAFSVDCLETLEEIAVEGKDTFLQAGGEYYHYIPALNADPSYMQTLATLIRRWQNSI is encoded by the coding sequence ATGACGAACAAGCAAGGCGTTATTCTGGTTAATCTGGGCACCCCTGCGGAAGCAACACCGGCAGGGGTGAAGGCGTTCTTGCAAGAGTTCTTAATGGACAAACGTGTAGTAGGCATTCCACATTTGATCTGGTGGCCTTTGTTGCATGGTTTGGTATTACCATTGCGCTGTAAGCGCGTAGCGCATGCTTATCAGCAAATCTGGATGACGGGCGGTTCTCCGTTGTTAGTGTATAGCCAAATGCAACAGGCTGCGTTACAGGCTCTGTTACAAGACGAACTGCCGATTGAATTGGCGATGACTTATGGCCAGCCTTCATTGCAAGATGCCTGGTCGCGCCTAAAAATACAGGGCGTGACACAAGTATTATTGTTACCGCTTTATCCGCAATACTCCTCGACGACCACGGCTTGTGTTTCCGATGCCTGGCAAAAAATCATGGCAAAGGAACACCATGTCCCGTCTTATCAAGTGATTGGCGAGCATTATCAGCAAACGGAATATATCCAAGCATTAGCGGATTCTATTCTCCGCAGTGGTTTTACCTCACAGTCAGAGGATTTGTTGTTATTTTCTTTTCATGGCATTCCAGAAGCATATGCATTGCGCGGCGACCCTTATCCTGAACAGTGCAAAGCGACAGCGGCCACTGTTGCCCAAGTGTTAGGGTTGTCACCAGCACAGTGGCAGTTGAGCTTTCAATCGCGGTTTGGCAAACAAAAATGGCTGGAACCCTATACCGATGCCACATTGCGACAATTACCAGGACAAGGCAAAAAACAACTTTACGTCGTGTGCCCAGCTTTCAGTGTTGATTGTTTAGAAACGCTGGAGGAAATTGCGGTGGAAGGTAAAGACACCTTCCTGCAGGCAGGCGGTGAATATTATCACTATATTCCAGCCTTAAATGCTGATCCTAGTTACATGCAGACACTCGCCACACTGATTCGACGTTGGCAAAACAGCATCTAG
- the ttcA gene encoding tRNA 2-thiocytidine(32) synthetase TtcA — protein sequence MPDLSAKQQYNNNKLQKRLRRHVGQAIADFNMIEDGDRIMVCLSGGKDSFAMLDILRNLQASAPIRFELIAVNLDQKQPGFPAEVLPNYLDSIGAQYKIVEEDTYSIVKDKIPEGKTTCSLCSRLRRGILYRTATELGATKIALGHHRDDILETLMLNMFYAGKLKAMPPKLVSDDGKHVVIRPLAYCHEKDLIRYAEWKEFPIIPCNLCGSQENLQRKAMKEMLNDWSRRFPGRIETMFNAIQNVTPSHLMDHQLFDFKSINSDSGVIDGGDIAFDKPEIPAVPQALATEPDDQLEIIELS from the coding sequence ATGCCAGATCTTTCCGCCAAGCAACAATACAACAATAACAAACTTCAAAAACGCCTGCGTCGACATGTCGGTCAAGCTATTGCTGATTTCAACATGATTGAAGACGGTGATCGCATCATGGTTTGTTTATCCGGCGGTAAAGATAGTTTTGCCATGCTGGATATTCTGCGCAATTTGCAGGCCAGCGCGCCCATCCGCTTTGAGCTCATCGCCGTCAATCTCGATCAAAAGCAGCCAGGCTTCCCTGCAGAAGTGTTACCCAACTATCTTGATTCTATCGGTGCGCAATACAAAATTGTGGAAGAAGATACCTACTCGATTGTAAAAGATAAAATTCCAGAAGGGAAAACAACCTGTTCGTTGTGTTCTCGTTTGCGCCGCGGCATTTTGTACCGTACCGCTACTGAGCTAGGGGCTACCAAAATTGCGTTAGGACATCATCGTGATGACATTCTGGAAACACTGATGCTGAATATGTTTTATGCCGGCAAATTGAAAGCCATGCCGCCAAAACTAGTCAGTGATGATGGCAAGCATGTGGTCATCCGTCCTTTGGCTTACTGTCACGAGAAAGATTTGATCCGGTATGCCGAATGGAAAGAATTTCCAATTATTCCATGCAACCTGTGTGGCTCGCAGGAGAATCTGCAACGTAAAGCTATGAAAGAGATGCTGAATGATTGGAGTCGTCGTTTCCCTGGTCGCATTGAAACGATGTTTAATGCGATTCAGAACGTGACACCAAGCCATTTAATGGATCATCAGCTGTTTGATTTTAAATCTATCAATAGTGACAGTGGGGTTATTGATGGTGGTGATATCGCATTTGATAAACCTGAAATACCGGCTGTACCGCAAGCACTCGCAACTGAACCAGATGATCAGTTGGAAATTATCGAGCTAAGTTGA
- a CDS encoding glucosaminidase domain-containing protein: MALLPLTVNSADNLESVKSTSFTAVQEQSVPDFDSIKDAEQRKRAFVAYLLPSYQQVSSDILSQRKQLEKLKQQLQEGILLSDSQTEWVQTVAEQYNQELSDDVSNDVDRLLVRVDILPPELVLSQAATESGWGTSRLARKSNNYFGHFCQSVGCGMGPYRTNVVRAKAFSSPIMAVRAYMQNLNSHPAYSKVRELRADMRANEQPMDAVVLAKGLRRYSTQGDGYVKRIQGMIRSNQQYWQSDVRRNMVRN, encoded by the coding sequence TTGGCTCTGCTACCCCTGACAGTAAATAGTGCAGACAACTTAGAGTCTGTAAAATCTACGTCATTCACGGCAGTTCAGGAACAATCCGTCCCTGACTTTGATTCGATTAAAGACGCAGAACAACGTAAGCGTGCTTTTGTCGCCTATCTGCTGCCATCCTATCAACAAGTCTCTTCAGACATTCTTTCCCAACGCAAACAACTGGAAAAATTGAAACAGCAATTGCAGGAAGGAATATTATTATCTGATAGTCAGACTGAATGGGTACAAACTGTTGCGGAACAGTACAATCAGGAACTCAGTGATGATGTCAGTAATGATGTCGATCGTTTACTGGTCCGGGTAGATATTCTGCCCCCTGAATTGGTATTAAGTCAGGCCGCTACCGAATCCGGCTGGGGAACTTCCCGACTGGCGAGAAAATCCAATAATTATTTTGGACATTTCTGTCAGAGTGTTGGATGTGGTATGGGTCCTTACCGGACAAATGTAGTTCGGGCTAAAGCGTTCAGTTCTCCAATCATGGCTGTACGCGCATATATGCAGAATCTGAATTCACATCCGGCCTATAGCAAGGTACGTGAGCTTCGTGCTGATATGCGCGCAAATGAACAACCGATGGATGCTGTGGTATTAGCTAAAGGGTTGCGCCGTTACTCTACACAAGGGGACGGTTATGTTAAGCGGATACAAGGGATGATCCGTTCTAATCAGCAATACTGGCAATCAGATGTGCGCCGTAATATGGTGCGCAACTAA
- the lpxM gene encoding lauroyl-Kdo(2)-lipid IV(A) myristoyltransferase (LpxM is lauroyl-Kdo(2)-lipid IV(A) myristoyltransferase, an enzyme characterized in Escherichia coli and involved in biosynthesis of the form of lipid A found in that species and some closely related species.), whose amino-acid sequence MTKDPALDHKLSPALFHPRYWLTWFSIALLALLAWCPVRLRDALAASFANLVIKISRKQCYAARLNLQLCFPALSHAEREALLYRSLCVGLKGFFALGEPTFLPPSLFLRRIKPNGWEHVEAAKAAGKPIIFMIPHTWTIDACGLYFSGMGLQMCTMMHSARNPVYDWFLNRQRVRFGGKVYERSAGLKPIIKDMRNGYHFFYLPDQDHGHDASIFVPLFGVPKATLPALPKLTKLAGAVVLPVLATYNEKNYQYELQIRPAMAPYPTTDLMADVSYMNSEIEVLLKNHPEQYMWFLKYFRSLPDGTNRKYVPE is encoded by the coding sequence ATGACCAAAGATCCTGCTCTGGACCATAAACTTTCTCCTGCACTGTTTCATCCTCGCTATTGGCTTACCTGGTTTAGTATTGCATTGCTGGCATTACTGGCTTGGTGCCCGGTACGGTTACGTGATGCTTTGGCCGCATCATTTGCTAACCTGGTGATTAAAATTTCACGCAAACAGTGTTATGCCGCGCGGTTAAATCTACAACTGTGTTTTCCCGCGCTTAGCCATGCAGAAAGAGAAGCGTTGCTTTATCGCAGCCTCTGCGTCGGGTTAAAAGGCTTTTTTGCTTTAGGTGAACCAACATTTTTACCGCCATCTTTGTTTTTGCGTCGCATCAAACCTAATGGCTGGGAACATGTTGAAGCGGCTAAAGCTGCAGGCAAACCCATCATCTTTATGATCCCACATACCTGGACCATTGATGCCTGTGGGCTCTATTTTTCCGGTATGGGCTTACAGATGTGCACCATGATGCACAGCGCACGAAATCCGGTGTATGACTGGTTTTTGAATCGTCAGCGTGTTCGTTTTGGCGGTAAGGTCTATGAACGCAGCGCGGGGCTAAAACCCATCATCAAAGACATGCGTAACGGTTATCATTTCTTTTATTTACCCGACCAGGATCATGGTCATGATGCCAGCATCTTTGTTCCACTCTTTGGGGTTCCGAAAGCGACACTCCCTGCACTACCTAAACTGACTAAATTGGCTGGTGCTGTGGTATTGCCTGTTCTGGCAACCTATAACGAAAAAAACTACCAGTATGAGCTACAAATAAGACCGGCTATGGCGCCTTATCCAACGACAGATTTAATGGCTGATGTCAGTTATATGAACTCAGAAATTGAAGTTTTGCTCAAAAATCATCCAGAGCAATATATGTGGTTTTTGAAATATTTCCGCTCTTTGCCTGATGGCACAAATCGGAAATATGTTCCTGAATAA
- a CDS encoding LrgB family protein, whose protein sequence is MMLYLALPLTILCYWLSRKLYQRFPLPIMNPLLISMIVLMSLLHFGHFSLNDFESGTWVINWLLKPAVVALALPLYQQVIHIKHKIKPILICCSLSVVISILTSMVICRSLGIEEQITRSIATRSITTPLAMSVSESLGGIPSIAAAVVVIVGIFGAIIGFPLLKIFGVTDPQAQGLAIGACSHAVGTSAANERGVTQGAFSSLALVVCGILTALIAPLMFAIYGLFIQ, encoded by the coding sequence ATGATGCTTTATCTCGCATTACCCCTGACTATTCTCTGTTACTGGTTGAGCCGTAAACTGTATCAGCGATTTCCGCTGCCGATCATGAATCCGTTATTGATCTCAATGATCGTGCTTATGTCATTACTGCATTTCGGGCATTTTTCGCTCAATGATTTTGAAAGCGGCACTTGGGTGATTAACTGGTTACTGAAACCGGCGGTGGTGGCATTGGCATTACCGCTGTATCAGCAAGTGATCCATATCAAACACAAGATCAAACCGATTTTGATTTGTTGTTCGCTGTCAGTCGTGATCAGCATTCTGACCAGCATGGTCATTTGTCGAAGCTTAGGGATTGAAGAGCAAATTACTCGCAGTATCGCCACGCGTTCTATTACGACACCACTGGCGATGAGTGTGAGTGAAAGCTTAGGTGGGATCCCATCCATTGCTGCTGCGGTGGTGGTGATCGTTGGGATTTTTGGCGCTATTATCGGCTTCCCGTTACTCAAGATATTTGGCGTGACTGATCCGCAAGCCCAAGGCTTGGCAATTGGGGCGTGCTCTCATGCTGTTGGTACATCTGCAGCTAATGAGCGAGGGGTGACGCAGGGTGCCTTTTCTTCGTTGGCATTAGTAGTTTGCGGAATTTTAACCGCATTAATTGCGCCGCTGATGTTTGCTATCTACGGGTTGTTTATCCAATAA
- the asnB gene encoding asparagine synthase B — protein sequence MCSIFGILDIKSDAVALRKTALEMSKRLRHRGPDWSGVYSNDKAILVHERLSIVDPGNGAQPLYNPEHTHVLAVNGEIYNHKDLQKNLTVDFKFQTGSDCEVILALYKEKGTAFLDDLSGIFAFVLYDAEQDAYLIGRDHMGIIPLYTGRDEHGNFYVASEMKALVPVCKTVAEFPPGHFLWSKDGELTRYYTRDWMEYSAVENNQSDKLALRDALEDAVQRQLMCDVPYGVLLSGGLDSSVVSAITKRFAARRIEDDGKSEAWWPQLHSFAVGLNGSPDLAAARKVADALGTIHHDILFTVQEGLDAIRDVIYHIETYDVTTIRASTPMYLMARVIKAMGIKMVLSGEGADELFGGYLYFHKAPNAKEFHEETVRKLSQLHMYDCLRANKSMAAWGVEARVPFLDKEFMDVAMRLNPKDKMCGHGKIEKHIVRETFEHYLPKEVAWRQKEQFSDGVGYSWIDSLKELVETEVTDQMMEAAAYRFPINTPLTKEAYYYRSIFEEHFPLESAALCVPYGKSVACSTPAALEWDAKFKELADPSGRAVLDVHNEALK from the coding sequence ATGTGTTCGATATTTGGTATTCTGGACATTAAATCTGATGCTGTTGCATTACGTAAAACAGCATTAGAGATGTCTAAGCGTCTACGTCACCGCGGTCCTGATTGGTCCGGTGTATATAGCAATGACAAAGCGATTCTGGTTCATGAACGTCTGTCGATTGTTGATCCCGGTAATGGCGCGCAACCACTGTATAATCCCGAACATACCCACGTATTGGCCGTTAATGGCGAGATCTATAATCATAAAGATCTGCAAAAAAATCTGACCGTTGATTTTAAATTCCAAACCGGTTCTGACTGTGAAGTGATCCTAGCGCTGTATAAAGAAAAAGGCACTGCGTTTCTGGATGACTTAAGCGGTATTTTTGCTTTCGTATTATACGATGCAGAACAAGATGCTTATTTGATCGGTCGTGACCATATGGGGATCATTCCTCTGTATACTGGTCGTGATGAACACGGTAACTTCTATGTTGCTTCAGAAATGAAAGCGCTGGTTCCGGTTTGTAAAACTGTTGCTGAATTCCCACCAGGACATTTCCTATGGAGTAAAGACGGTGAACTGACCCGTTACTACACCCGTGACTGGATGGAATACAGTGCAGTTGAAAACAACCAATCTGACAAACTGGCATTGCGCGACGCACTGGAAGATGCCGTTCAGCGTCAGCTGATGTGTGACGTACCTTACGGTGTATTGCTGTCTGGTGGTCTGGATTCTTCCGTTGTTTCTGCGATTACCAAACGTTTTGCTGCCCGTCGAATTGAAGACGATGGAAAGAGCGAAGCCTGGTGGCCACAATTGCACTCCTTTGCAGTAGGTCTGAACGGTTCTCCTGACTTAGCGGCAGCACGTAAAGTGGCTGATGCGCTGGGTACTATTCACCACGACATTCTGTTTACTGTGCAGGAAGGTCTGGATGCGATCCGCGATGTGATTTACCACATCGAAACTTATGACGTGACGACTATTCGTGCTTCTACCCCAATGTATTTGATGGCGCGCGTCATCAAAGCAATGGGCATCAAGATGGTACTGTCTGGTGAAGGTGCGGATGAGTTGTTTGGTGGTTACCTCTATTTCCATAAAGCACCAAATGCAAAAGAATTCCATGAAGAAACAGTACGTAAGCTGAGTCAGCTGCATATGTACGACTGCCTGCGTGCCAATAAATCCATGGCGGCATGGGGTGTGGAAGCGCGTGTTCCGTTCCTCGACAAAGAATTCATGGACGTTGCAATGCGTCTGAATCCGAAAGATAAAATGTGTGGTCACGGTAAGATCGAGAAACACATTGTTCGTGAAACCTTCGAACATTATCTGCCGAAAGAAGTGGCATGGCGCCAAAAAGAACAGTTCTCTGATGGTGTCGGTTATTCTTGGATCGATAGCCTGAAAGAACTGGTTGAAACAGAAGTAACTGATCAGATGATGGAAGCTGCTGCTTATCGTTTCCCGATCAACACCCCACTGACCAAAGAAGCTTATTACTACCGCTCTATTTTCGAAGAGCATTTCCCGCTGGAATCTGCAGCACTGTGTGTTCCATACGGTAAATCAGTCGCTTGCTCGACACCGGCTGCACTGGAATGGGATGCTAAGTTCAAAGAACTGGCTGATCCATCAGGCCGTGCTGTGCTCGACGTGCACAACGAAGCGTTAAAATAA
- a CDS encoding adenosine deaminase, producing the protein MESFIAGLPKVELHLHIEGTLEPELAFVLAERNGITLPYADVASLQAAYNFSNLQSFLDLYYQGAGVLQTEQDFYDLTWAYLMRCRQDRVMHTEIFFDPQTHLERGIEFATVIGGIHSALVAGRKTLGITSCLIMCFLRHLSEDSAFETLEKSLPFKAWIDGVGLDSSEVGNPPQKFANVFGAARELGFRCVAHAGEEGPASYIWDALDILKTERIDHGVRCVDDPLLVARLVAERVPLTVCPLSNLKLRVFDSMADHNILELLDKGVCVTVNSDDPAYFGGYMNDNYQALADSLMASKEQIRRLALNSVEACWLPEKEKETLRNRILAYV; encoded by the coding sequence GTGGAGTCATTTATTGCGGGGCTACCCAAAGTTGAATTGCATTTACATATAGAAGGTACGCTGGAGCCTGAACTGGCCTTTGTTCTGGCAGAACGGAACGGTATTACCTTGCCTTATGCTGATGTTGCAAGTTTGCAGGCGGCCTATAATTTTTCCAACCTGCAATCGTTTCTTGATCTCTATTATCAAGGCGCAGGGGTTTTGCAAACGGAACAGGATTTTTACGATTTGACGTGGGCATATCTGATGCGTTGTCGTCAGGATCGCGTTATGCACACGGAAATCTTTTTTGATCCGCAAACCCACCTTGAACGGGGTATTGAGTTTGCAACTGTGATCGGTGGCATTCATTCTGCGCTGGTGGCAGGGCGTAAGACATTAGGTATTACTTCTTGTTTGATCATGTGCTTTTTACGTCATCTCAGCGAAGATTCAGCTTTCGAAACCTTAGAAAAATCATTGCCGTTTAAAGCCTGGATTGACGGTGTTGGGCTGGATTCTTCAGAAGTCGGTAATCCACCGCAAAAATTTGCCAATGTATTTGGTGCTGCGCGTGAGTTAGGGTTCCGTTGTGTTGCCCATGCAGGGGAAGAAGGTCCAGCGAGTTATATCTGGGATGCGTTAGACATCTTAAAAACAGAACGAATCGATCATGGCGTGCGTTGTGTCGATGATCCGTTGCTGGTGGCTCGTTTGGTGGCAGAGCGCGTACCGCTGACGGTTTGTCCGTTATCTAATCTGAAATTGCGCGTATTCGATTCGATGGCCGATCACAACATACTGGAATTATTGGATAAAGGTGTGTGTGTTACCGTAAATTCTGATGACCCAGCGTATTTTGGTGGTTATATGAATGACAACTATCAGGCTCTGGCTGATTCACTGATGGCATCGAAAGAACAAATTCGCCGTCTGGCCTTAAATAGTGTTGAAGCTTGCTGGTTACCAGAGAAAGAAAAAGAAACGTTGCGTAATCGTATTCTGGCTTATGTTTAA
- the uspE gene encoding universal stress protein UspE has translation MIKYRNILVVIDPTMPEQSALLRAVELARLEDVARIKVFLAIYDFSYEITSILSNEEREEMRQGVVAHRLGWLAGMIKPYQTEGLDIEAKVIWHSRPFECVLQEVKDNDHDLVITSAHHHSLLKSFIFTPSDWHLLRKCPCPVLVTKQHGWPAGGNILAAINISDEAEQMALNERIIHEAKVIAQLVKASLHLVNAFPAPIVNIALELPGFSPELYSDAMQQHHQTEMEEYARKFDIPAECIHIVEGMPEDVLPELAQSLDAELTILGSVGRTGWSAAFIGNTAERVVDSIHGDLLVVKAYE, from the coding sequence ATGATTAAATATCGGAATATCCTGGTAGTAATCGATCCCACCATGCCTGAACAATCAGCTTTGTTACGCGCGGTGGAACTGGCCAGGTTAGAAGATGTCGCCCGTATCAAAGTGTTTCTGGCAATTTATGATTTCTCATACGAAATCACCTCTATTCTATCCAATGAAGAACGTGAAGAGATGCGGCAAGGGGTGGTGGCTCACCGTCTTGGCTGGCTCGCCGGTATGATAAAACCTTACCAGACTGAAGGGCTGGATATTGAAGCAAAAGTGATCTGGCATAGCCGGCCTTTTGAATGTGTTCTTCAAGAGGTTAAAGATAATGACCATGATCTGGTCATCACCAGCGCACATCATCACTCGTTGCTAAAATCATTTATTTTCACCCCTAGCGACTGGCATTTATTACGCAAATGTCCTTGCCCGGTCCTCGTGACCAAACAGCATGGTTGGCCTGCCGGTGGAAATATTCTGGCCGCAATCAATATCAGCGATGAAGCGGAGCAAATGGCATTAAATGAACGCATCATCCATGAAGCTAAGGTGATTGCTCAGCTGGTTAAAGCCAGCCTGCATCTGGTAAATGCATTCCCTGCCCCTATCGTCAATATTGCTCTCGAACTGCCCGGCTTTAGTCCTGAGTTATACAGCGATGCCATGCAGCAACACCATCAAACTGAAATGGAGGAATATGCACGTAAATTTGATATTCCAGCAGAATGTATCCATATCGTAGAAGGGATGCCTGAGGATGTTTTACCTGAGCTGGCCCAATCACTGGATGCCGAATTGACTATTCTTGGCAGTGTCGGACGCACTGGCTGGTCAGCTGCATTTATCGGTAATACGGCAGAGCGGGTGGTTGACAGTATTCATGGTGATTTACTGGTAGTTAAAGCATACGAATAA
- a CDS encoding DUF4250 domain-containing protein, translating to MDLSAYQRMDANILLGIVNEKLRLECADLGELLLRYDMAQEQLNKRMSSIGYHYDEMTNQFKANH from the coding sequence ATGGATCTAAGTGCCTATCAACGAATGGATGCCAATATTTTACTTGGCATAGTGAATGAAAAACTGAGATTAGAGTGTGCGGATCTTGGTGAATTACTGTTGCGTTATGACATGGCGCAAGAGCAGTTAAACAAAAGAATGTCTTCGATTGGTTATCATTACGATGAAATGACCAATCAATTCAAGGCCAACCACTAA
- a CDS encoding FNR family transcription factor, giving the protein MIQDKAKAKRPPSCGGTIHCQDCSISQLCIPFSLNSSELDLLDSIIERKKPIQKGETLFKAGDELKSLFAIRSGTVKSYTITEQGDEQITGFHLAGDLVGFDAVTRLYHPSFAQALETSMVCEIPYEILDELSGKMSKLRQQIMRLMSNEIICDQEMILLLSKKNAEERLAAFLNNLSNRFSQRGFSPREFRLAMTRGDIGNYLGLTVETISRLLGRFQKIGLIKVKGKYVTILDTAALSQIAGSAGNQAPE; this is encoded by the coding sequence ATGATCCAGGACAAAGCAAAAGCAAAAAGACCTCCATCATGTGGCGGAACCATTCACTGTCAAGATTGCAGTATTAGCCAACTCTGCATCCCTTTTTCGCTTAACAGCTCCGAGTTAGACCTTCTCGACTCCATTATCGAACGCAAAAAACCAATTCAGAAAGGCGAAACGCTTTTCAAAGCTGGCGACGAACTTAAATCCTTATTTGCCATTCGTTCCGGTACCGTTAAATCCTATACCATCACCGAACAAGGTGATGAGCAGATCACAGGCTTTCATTTAGCAGGTGATTTGGTTGGTTTTGATGCAGTAACTCGGCTTTACCACCCTTCTTTTGCTCAGGCCTTGGAAACTTCCATGGTATGCGAGATCCCATACGAAATTCTCGATGAGCTTTCCGGGAAAATGTCAAAACTTCGTCAGCAAATCATGCGATTGATGAGCAATGAAATTATCTGTGATCAAGAGATGATTTTATTGTTATCAAAGAAAAACGCGGAAGAGCGCTTAGCTGCATTTCTCAATAACTTGTCTAACCGCTTTTCACAACGCGGCTTCTCTCCCAGAGAGTTTCGTTTAGCCATGACCCGCGGTGATATTGGCAATTACCTAGGCCTTACTGTTGAAACCATCAGCCGTTTACTCGGTCGTTTTCAGAAGATCGGTTTAATCAAGGTAAAGGGCAAATATGTCACCATTCTGGACACAGCAGCGCTGTCGCAAATAGCAGGTTCAGCTGGGAATCAAGCACCGGAATAG